The Amycolatopsis sp. DG1A-15b genome window below encodes:
- a CDS encoding glycosyltransferase, whose product MRVLFAGLASAGHTYPMVPLALAARDIGHEVHFAAGEHVHAPLRRLGLNPFRPADSFYEIYAEDLEPDLARLRPDLVVHGWGVPEAGVAARRAGIPALWHGFGRMFPRDIGFERPTGGVHLDICPPSLQEADFLATAERIALRPVPFPEPAPPVDGRSLVYLTLGTTFGTPEVLTTAIEGLAALGAPVLVATGRVRPEELGSVPGNVTLQAWVPQAAVVPHAGLVVHHGGSGTTLGALAAGVPQLVLPQGADQFANAEALLAAGAARRLLPGELSADAVTEQARKASSCRDAARAIAAEIAAMPAPGEVARERLFAVK is encoded by the coding sequence ATGCGCGTTCTCTTCGCCGGGCTCGCGTCCGCCGGTCACACGTACCCGATGGTCCCGCTCGCGCTCGCCGCGCGGGACATCGGGCACGAGGTGCACTTCGCCGCCGGTGAGCACGTCCACGCGCCGCTGCGCCGGCTCGGGCTCAACCCGTTCCGGCCCGCGGATTCGTTCTACGAGATCTACGCCGAAGACCTCGAGCCGGACCTGGCCCGGTTGCGACCGGACTTGGTCGTGCACGGCTGGGGTGTCCCGGAAGCCGGCGTCGCCGCGCGGCGTGCCGGGATCCCGGCGCTCTGGCACGGCTTCGGCCGGATGTTCCCGCGCGACATCGGGTTCGAGCGGCCCACCGGTGGGGTGCACCTCGACATCTGCCCGCCGTCGTTGCAGGAGGCGGACTTCCTCGCGACCGCCGAGCGCATCGCCCTGCGTCCCGTGCCGTTCCCGGAACCGGCACCGCCGGTGGACGGCCGCTCGCTGGTCTACCTGACCCTCGGCACGACCTTCGGCACCCCGGAGGTGCTCACGACGGCGATCGAGGGGCTGGCGGCGCTCGGCGCGCCCGTCCTGGTGGCCACCGGACGGGTGCGTCCGGAGGAACTCGGCAGCGTGCCGGGCAACGTCACGCTGCAGGCCTGGGTGCCCCAGGCGGCGGTCGTGCCGCACGCCGGCCTGGTCGTGCACCACGGCGGCAGCGGCACCACGCTGGGCGCGCTCGCCGCGGGCGTGCCGCAGCTGGTCCTGCCGCAGGGCGCCGACCAGTTCGCCAACGCCGAGGCGCTCCTCGCCGCGGGTGCCGCCCGGCGGCTCCTGCCCGGCGAACTGAGCGCGGACGCCGTCACCGAGCAGGCCCGGAAGGCGTCCTCCTGCCGCGACGCCGCCCGCGCGATCGCCGCGGAGATCGCCGCCATGCCCGCCCCGGGCGAAGTGGCCCGCGAGCGCCTCTTCGCCGTGAAGTAG
- a CDS encoding A/G-specific adenine glycosylase, whose amino-acid sequence MAVDADVLLDWFSAHGRDLPWREPTCSAWGVLVSEIMLQQTPVVRVQPIWLEWMARWPVPSALAASAQGEVVRAWGKLGYPRRALRLHEAAGVIAKEHGDVVPSDVDTLLALPGIGAYTARAVAAFAYGRRAPVVDTNVRRVVARAVHGAGDAGPASNTRDMADVEALLPAEDTPAAKFSAAIMELGALICTARAPKCADCPIYDECAWQHAGRPEYTGPAKPVQRYAGTDRYVRGRLLDVLRGSEGPVDKARLDLVWHDGGQRDRCLDSLLVDGLLEQTRDGLFALPGEH is encoded by the coding sequence GTGGCTGTGGACGCTGACGTACTGCTCGACTGGTTCTCCGCGCACGGCCGGGATCTCCCGTGGCGCGAGCCCACCTGCTCGGCCTGGGGCGTCCTGGTCAGCGAAATCATGCTCCAGCAGACCCCGGTCGTCCGGGTGCAGCCCATCTGGCTCGAGTGGATGGCGCGCTGGCCGGTGCCCTCGGCGCTGGCCGCGTCGGCGCAGGGCGAGGTCGTGCGGGCGTGGGGCAAGCTCGGCTACCCGCGCCGCGCGCTGCGGCTCCACGAGGCCGCCGGGGTCATCGCCAAGGAGCACGGGGATGTCGTTCCGTCCGATGTGGACACTCTGCTCGCGCTGCCCGGGATCGGGGCCTACACCGCGCGCGCCGTCGCCGCGTTCGCCTACGGCCGGCGGGCGCCGGTCGTCGACACGAACGTGCGGCGGGTCGTCGCGCGGGCGGTGCACGGGGCCGGGGACGCGGGGCCGGCGTCCAACACCCGGGACATGGCCGACGTCGAAGCCCTGCTCCCGGCCGAGGACACCCCCGCGGCGAAGTTTTCCGCGGCGATCATGGAGCTGGGCGCGCTGATCTGCACCGCGCGCGCCCCGAAGTGCGCGGACTGCCCGATCTACGACGAGTGCGCGTGGCAGCACGCCGGCCGGCCCGAGTACACCGGCCCGGCCAAGCCGGTGCAGCGGTACGCGGGCACCGACCGGTACGTCCGCGGACGGCTGCTCGACGTGCTGCGCGGCAGCGAAGGCCCGGTCGACAAGGCCCGTCTCGACCTCGTCTGGCACGACGGCGGCCAGCGCGACCGCTGCCTGGACTCCTTGCTGGTCGACGGCCTGCTGGAACAGACCCGCGACGGCCTCTTCGCACTCCCGGGCGAACACTGA
- a CDS encoding N-acetylmuramoyl-L-alanine amidase, with protein MVTVDRRTLLKAGVTATAAGALGMTTTGTAGAAVPAPTIHPTSDWGARPAAGPIVVENHKPTYIVVHHAVDPPMNDDFSLARAFYVSRFIQNLHMDKNGWIDSGQQFTNSRGGFITEGRHRSLEILRGGTQHVQGANVGNHNSEVIGIENEGLYSTVDVPPALWNSLVSLVAYIASQYGIAPEFIKGHRDFNSTECPGQVLYNRLPELRTAVGRVLGVAVTRTEAEWPLLKPGDTGRQVQLAQRFLRASGFGVPTDGVFGKSTKDAVAALSGQAGLARDTCTAAKASDETGFLGADVWPLIVPADRTTAAWRADLART; from the coding sequence ATGGTCACTGTTGACCGCCGGACCCTGCTCAAAGCGGGGGTGACCGCGACCGCGGCCGGCGCACTGGGGATGACGACCACGGGAACGGCCGGCGCGGCCGTCCCGGCTCCGACGATCCACCCGACGTCCGATTGGGGGGCCCGGCCCGCCGCCGGCCCGATCGTGGTGGAGAACCACAAGCCGACCTACATCGTCGTGCACCACGCGGTCGACCCGCCGATGAACGACGACTTCTCGCTGGCGCGCGCGTTCTACGTCTCGCGCTTCATCCAGAACCTGCACATGGACAAGAACGGCTGGATCGACAGCGGCCAGCAGTTCACGAACAGCCGCGGCGGGTTCATCACCGAAGGCCGGCACCGCAGCCTGGAGATCCTGCGCGGCGGCACGCAGCACGTGCAGGGCGCGAACGTCGGCAACCACAACAGCGAGGTCATCGGCATCGAGAACGAGGGCCTGTACAGCACGGTGGACGTGCCGCCGGCGCTGTGGAACTCGCTGGTCTCCCTCGTCGCCTACATCGCGAGCCAGTACGGCATCGCCCCCGAGTTCATCAAGGGCCACCGCGACTTCAACTCGACCGAGTGCCCCGGCCAGGTGCTCTACAACCGGCTGCCGGAGCTGCGCACGGCCGTCGGCCGCGTCCTGGGCGTCGCGGTGACGCGTACCGAAGCCGAGTGGCCGTTGCTCAAGCCGGGTGACACGGGCCGGCAGGTGCAGCTGGCGCAGCGGTTCCTCCGGGCGTCCGGCTTCGGCGTTCCCACCGACGGCGTCTTCGGGAAGTCCACAAAGGACGCGGTGGCCGCTTTGTCCGGTCAGGCGGGGTTGGCCCGCGACACGTGCACCGCGGCGAAGGCGTCCGACGAGACCGGCTTCCTCGGCGCGGACGTCTGGCCCCTGATCGTCCCGGCCGACCGCACCACGGCGGCCTGGCGAGCGGACCTCGCCCGTACCTGA
- a CDS encoding alpha/beta hydrolase: MLCFGGSGVPIVLLHGLMGRARTWWRVAEWLRPYGAVYGLDARGHGNAPRVGPWTTERFADDVAEALRSLDAGPAVLIGHSMGGLHAWATAARHPELVRAVVSEDFAPDQRGRTVETWRGYFESWPVPFSSLDHVREFFGDAGGYFADCVEERDDGFHLVADLEDLYVIAAEWGRRDYWDVVEAIRCPLLLVEGEHTAMPLGQQAEVADRVPGAKHLVVPGSAHLPHDEAPETYRGAVEAFLSQVLNR; the protein is encoded by the coding sequence GTGCTCTGTTTCGGCGGCAGCGGCGTGCCGATCGTTCTGCTCCACGGCCTGATGGGCCGGGCGCGGACGTGGTGGCGGGTCGCGGAGTGGCTCCGGCCCTACGGCGCGGTGTACGGCCTGGACGCGCGCGGCCACGGGAACGCGCCGCGCGTCGGGCCGTGGACGACCGAGCGCTTCGCCGACGACGTCGCCGAAGCGCTGCGGAGCCTCGACGCGGGCCCGGCGGTGCTGATCGGGCACTCGATGGGTGGCCTGCACGCCTGGGCGACCGCCGCGCGGCACCCGGAGCTGGTCCGCGCGGTCGTGTCGGAGGACTTCGCGCCGGACCAGCGCGGCCGGACCGTCGAGACCTGGCGCGGGTACTTCGAGAGCTGGCCGGTCCCGTTCTCCTCGCTCGACCACGTCCGTGAGTTCTTCGGCGACGCGGGCGGGTACTTCGCGGACTGCGTCGAGGAGCGCGACGACGGCTTCCACCTGGTCGCGGACCTCGAGGACCTGTACGTCATCGCCGCCGAATGGGGCCGCCGGGACTACTGGGACGTCGTCGAGGCGATCCGCTGCCCGCTGCTGTTGGTCGAGGGCGAGCACACGGCGATGCCGCTCGGCCAGCAGGCCGAAGTCGCCGACCGCGTCCCGGGAGCGAAACACCTGGTGGTGCCCGGCTCGGCGCACCTGCCTCACGACGAAGCCCCGGAGACCTACCGCGGCGCCGTCGAAGCCTTCCTCAGCCAGGTGCTGAACCGCTGA
- a CDS encoding M1 family metallopeptidase, translating into MRRRLTALAVCAAVVLAAACGGDAVALPPPPPPMHPVPGAAGAGDPYYPDDGNGGYDALGYQVDVKYDPPSGHLDGDTTVTAKATQDLSRFDLDLRGLDVHSVEVDGKPAKFSREKAFELVVTPPEPIRAGTTFRTRVRYGGDPAKTPHDGGSENGWKHSADGGAYMVGEPHSAAFWYPANETPRDKATFTLTAHVPAGWTVLSNGREGPPGTWTEVTPVASYLTTIAIGKFEVDRSTLPDGTPVVSAYAPGVEARRAVGDRLPEVLGFLTGQFGPYPQSAAGGIFLNEDVPFSLETQTRPTYAKWADLPTLVHENAHQWFGDSVSVRNWSDVCLNECFASYSQWLWAEREGQTLDDRYRAAIEITRGSTDFWAQKLVEMGQGHEFEGVYNKGILALHALRREIGDPAFAKLLHEWPARYRHGNATWSDFEAMATRIGGKNLRPFFDTWFRGTKLPADADLFPGSLRS; encoded by the coding sequence ATGCGCCGCCGACTCACCGCCCTGGCCGTCTGCGCCGCGGTGGTCCTCGCCGCGGCGTGCGGTGGCGACGCCGTCGCCTTGCCGCCCCCGCCGCCGCCCATGCACCCGGTGCCGGGCGCGGCCGGCGCCGGCGACCCGTACTACCCCGACGACGGCAACGGTGGTTACGACGCCCTCGGCTACCAGGTCGACGTGAAGTACGACCCGCCGAGCGGGCACCTCGACGGCGACACCACGGTGACCGCGAAGGCCACCCAGGACCTGAGCCGGTTCGACCTCGACCTGCGCGGACTGGACGTGCACAGCGTCGAGGTCGACGGCAAGCCGGCGAAGTTCAGCCGGGAGAAGGCGTTCGAGCTGGTCGTCACCCCGCCGGAACCGATCCGGGCCGGGACGACGTTCCGCACGCGGGTCCGCTACGGCGGCGACCCGGCCAAGACCCCGCACGACGGCGGCAGCGAGAACGGCTGGAAGCACTCGGCCGACGGCGGCGCGTACATGGTCGGCGAGCCGCACTCGGCGGCGTTCTGGTACCCGGCGAACGAAACCCCGCGCGACAAGGCCACCTTCACGCTCACCGCGCACGTCCCGGCGGGCTGGACGGTGCTCTCGAACGGCCGCGAGGGCCCGCCCGGCACCTGGACCGAGGTCACCCCGGTGGCGAGCTACCTGACGACGATCGCGATCGGCAAGTTCGAGGTCGACAGGTCGACCTTGCCGGACGGCACCCCGGTGGTCTCGGCGTACGCGCCGGGCGTCGAAGCCCGCCGCGCGGTCGGCGACCGCCTGCCGGAGGTGCTCGGCTTCCTGACCGGCCAGTTCGGCCCGTACCCGCAGTCGGCGGCGGGCGGGATCTTCCTGAACGAGGATGTCCCGTTCTCGCTCGAGACGCAGACCCGGCCGACGTACGCGAAGTGGGCCGACCTGCCGACGCTGGTGCACGAGAACGCCCACCAGTGGTTCGGCGACTCGGTCTCGGTGCGCAACTGGTCCGACGTCTGCCTGAACGAGTGCTTCGCGTCGTACTCGCAGTGGCTGTGGGCCGAGCGCGAGGGCCAGACCCTGGACGACCGCTACCGCGCGGCGATCGAGATCACCCGCGGCAGCACGGACTTCTGGGCGCAGAAGCTGGTGGAAATGGGCCAGGGCCACGAGTTCGAAGGCGTCTACAACAAGGGCATCCTGGCGCTGCACGCCCTGCGCCGCGAAATCGGCGACCCGGCGTTCGCCAAGCTGCTGCACGAGTGGCCGGCCCGCTACCGCCACGGCAACGCAACCTGGTCCGACTTCGAAGCGATGGCGACCCGGATCGGCGGCAAGAACCTGCGGCCGTTCTTCGACACCTGGTTCCGCGGCACGAAGCTCCCCGCGGACGCCGACCTGTTCCCCGGCTCACTGCGCAGCTGA
- a CDS encoding ATP-binding protein, producing the protein MGSTERDLATDLARIVRAAADEVAGGGGSELIERVTGHLGAPLPEVVVVTRNWPMWEHANIQCGVDAYLAEHGTAVGWFGIAGGQRTHEDLIGMLATARRQGMYELGSVDYTTTAIGPDAATEAVQLGLVGTHAPGGEPVLLAIRGANPQWGLEQCRLEVLATSRATATEVRDRVERLMAERDLLRGQVLAFGTSEHRGNELLTFLPRPALTGEEVVLPDGVLDAIERHTIGIAQHGERLLAAGQHLKRGLLLHGLPGTGKTHTVRYLMGRLPDTTVIILTGTAMKLVGKAAELARRLQPSVVVLEDVDLIAQDRSYGPMVQPLLFTLLDAMDGVGGDADVTFLLTTNRASELEKALADRPGRVDLAVEIPLPDAAGREALLRLYARGLKLTADLAPVVEATAGMTASFAKELLRRASLLALGARPEEDVVVGDAELTTALREMQDARSALTRSLLGSSAAQ; encoded by the coding sequence ATGGGGAGCACCGAGCGCGACCTCGCCACCGATCTCGCCCGGATCGTCCGCGCCGCGGCCGACGAGGTCGCGGGCGGCGGGGGCAGCGAACTGATCGAGCGGGTGACCGGCCACCTGGGCGCGCCGTTGCCGGAGGTGGTGGTCGTCACCCGCAACTGGCCGATGTGGGAGCACGCCAACATCCAGTGCGGCGTCGACGCCTACCTCGCCGAACACGGCACGGCCGTGGGCTGGTTCGGCATCGCGGGCGGGCAGCGCACGCACGAAGACCTGATCGGGATGCTCGCCACCGCGCGCAGGCAGGGGATGTACGAGCTCGGCTCGGTGGACTACACGACCACGGCGATCGGCCCCGACGCCGCGACCGAGGCGGTGCAGCTCGGGCTGGTCGGCACGCACGCCCCGGGTGGCGAGCCGGTGCTGCTCGCGATCCGTGGCGCCAACCCGCAGTGGGGACTCGAGCAGTGCCGGCTGGAGGTCCTGGCGACTTCGCGGGCGACCGCCACCGAAGTGCGCGACCGCGTCGAGCGCCTGATGGCCGAGCGCGACCTCCTGCGCGGCCAGGTGCTGGCCTTCGGCACCAGTGAGCACCGCGGCAACGAGCTGCTCACGTTCCTCCCGCGGCCGGCGTTGACCGGCGAGGAGGTCGTGCTGCCGGACGGCGTGCTCGACGCGATCGAGCGGCACACGATCGGCATCGCGCAGCACGGCGAGCGGCTGCTGGCGGCGGGGCAGCACCTCAAGCGCGGGCTGCTGCTGCACGGCCTGCCCGGCACGGGCAAGACGCACACGGTCCGCTACCTGATGGGCCGCCTGCCGGACACCACGGTGATCATCCTGACCGGCACGGCGATGAAGCTCGTGGGCAAGGCCGCGGAGCTGGCGCGGCGACTGCAGCCGAGCGTGGTCGTGCTGGAGGACGTCGACCTGATCGCGCAGGACCGCAGCTACGGGCCGATGGTCCAGCCCCTGCTGTTCACCCTGCTCGACGCGATGGACGGCGTGGGCGGCGACGCCGACGTCACGTTCCTGCTCACCACCAACCGCGCGAGCGAGCTGGAGAAGGCCCTCGCGGACCGCCCGGGCCGCGTCGACCTCGCGGTGGAGATCCCGTTGCCGGACGCGGCCGGGCGTGAAGCGCTGCTGCGGTTGTACGCGCGCGGTCTGAAGCTGACGGCGGACCTGGCCCCGGTCGTCGAGGCGACGGCGGGGATGACGGCGTCGTTCGCGAAGGAGCTGTTGCGCCGGGCGTCGCTGCTGGCGCTGGGTGCGCGGCCGGAGGAGGACGTCGTGGTCGGGGACGCGGAGCTGACGACGGCGTTGCGGGAGATGCAGGACGCCCGGAGCGCGCTGACGCGGTCGCTGCTGGGCAGCTCAGCTGCGCAGTGA
- a CDS encoding antibiotic biosynthesis monooxygenase, translating to MSVVKINAIEVPEGAGPELEKRFAARMHSVDEQPGFLGFELLRPVSGETRYFVYTKWETEEHYQAWAKGGPAAAAHAGERAKPVSTGANLLEFEVVLGSQPGE from the coding sequence ATGAGTGTCGTGAAGATCAACGCGATCGAGGTCCCCGAGGGCGCGGGCCCCGAACTGGAGAAGCGGTTCGCCGCGCGCATGCACTCCGTCGACGAGCAGCCGGGCTTCCTCGGCTTCGAGCTGCTGCGGCCGGTTTCCGGCGAGACGCGCTACTTCGTGTACACGAAGTGGGAGACCGAGGAGCACTACCAGGCGTGGGCGAAGGGCGGCCCGGCCGCGGCGGCGCACGCGGGCGAGCGGGCCAAGCCCGTGTCCACCGGCGCGAACCTGCTGGAGTTCGAGGTCGTCCTCGGTTCGCAGCCGGGTGAGTGA
- a CDS encoding Sir2 family NAD-dependent protein deacetylase codes for MSELAAKLLDGAGALLICAGAGMGVDSGLPDFRGGEGFWRAYPPYARLGLRFEELADPRHFAGDPELAWGFYGHRLELYRKTVPHEGFRLLREFGSALPHGVRVFTSNVDGQFQAAGFEPVAEAHGSIHHLQCLAGCTDDIWPATGEVVVDEETMRAVPPLPLCPRCGGLARPNILMFGDFSWVPDRSQAQLDELTAWRRTARDLVVVELGAGQAVPTVRRYAELASAATGALIRVNPRESGIRHDRGVSIAAGALETLTRLLPR; via the coding sequence GTGAGTGAGCTCGCCGCAAAGCTCCTGGACGGCGCCGGCGCGCTCCTGATCTGCGCCGGCGCCGGCATGGGCGTCGACTCCGGGCTGCCGGACTTCCGCGGCGGCGAAGGGTTCTGGCGCGCGTACCCGCCGTATGCCCGGCTCGGGCTGCGGTTCGAGGAGCTCGCCGACCCACGGCACTTCGCCGGCGACCCGGAGCTGGCCTGGGGCTTCTACGGGCACCGGCTGGAGCTCTACCGCAAGACCGTGCCGCACGAGGGCTTCCGGCTGCTGCGCGAGTTCGGCTCGGCCCTGCCCCACGGCGTCCGGGTGTTCACGTCCAATGTGGACGGCCAGTTCCAGGCGGCGGGCTTCGAGCCCGTCGCCGAGGCGCACGGCTCCATCCACCACCTGCAGTGCCTCGCCGGGTGCACGGACGACATCTGGCCCGCCACCGGGGAAGTCGTGGTCGACGAGGAGACCATGCGTGCGGTGCCGCCGCTCCCGTTGTGCCCCCGCTGCGGCGGCCTCGCCCGGCCCAACATCCTCATGTTCGGCGACTTCTCCTGGGTCCCTGACCGCAGCCAGGCGCAGCTGGACGAGCTGACGGCGTGGCGCCGGACCGCCCGGGACCTCGTGGTGGTGGAACTGGGCGCGGGCCAGGCCGTCCCGACGGTCCGCCGCTACGCCGAACTGGCCAGCGCGGCGACCGGCGCGCTCATCCGCGTCAACCCGAGGGAATCCGGGATCCGGCACGACCGTGGCGTGTCGATCGCGGCGGGAGCGCTGGAAACGCTGACACGGCTCCTGCCGCGCTGA
- a CDS encoding endonuclease/exonuclease/phosphatase family protein — translation MEELSAPGPPGAGLGILGSMVVAEETRSRRKYPLVTALLVLPVVPLALLAALRLVGFDGGWYTLVALSLTPYAAAAGLLLGGLSLALRRWWTGGVALVLALALAVLVLPRASASEQRDVHGKTLRVLASNLLYGRADPKAVVDLVREQRIDVLNLVEMTPAAVSRLTAAGLFDLLPHRVLHPAPGAFGSGIVSRFPLKEVNLTGDSAAKQPGAEADLGDGVVAEIVAVHPISPDVDSRGWERQIKDLSQPAGEHGLRILAGDFNATLDHAAYRTVLARGYRDAAEERGEGLTPTWPSSLPVVTIDHVAVDNRAAVLDYRVFDVNGSDHRAVFAEVRLP, via the coding sequence GTGGAGGAGTTGTCGGCGCCCGGGCCGCCCGGCGCCGGTCTGGGCATACTCGGCAGCATGGTGGTTGCGGAAGAGACGCGGTCGCGGCGGAAGTACCCGCTGGTCACGGCCCTGCTGGTGCTGCCGGTGGTGCCATTGGCGCTGCTGGCGGCGCTGCGCCTGGTCGGCTTCGACGGCGGCTGGTACACGCTCGTGGCGTTGTCGCTGACGCCGTACGCGGCGGCCGCGGGACTGCTCCTCGGCGGCCTCTCCCTGGCGTTGCGGCGGTGGTGGACCGGCGGGGTCGCGCTGGTGCTGGCGCTCGCGCTGGCCGTCCTCGTCCTCCCGCGGGCGTCGGCGAGCGAACAGCGTGACGTGCACGGCAAGACCCTGCGCGTCCTCGCTTCGAACCTGCTCTACGGCCGGGCGGACCCTAAGGCCGTCGTCGACCTGGTGCGCGAGCAGCGGATCGACGTGCTGAACCTGGTCGAGATGACGCCGGCCGCGGTCAGCCGGCTGACCGCGGCCGGGCTGTTCGACCTGCTGCCGCACCGGGTGCTGCACCCGGCGCCCGGCGCGTTCGGCTCGGGGATCGTCTCCCGTTTCCCGCTGAAGGAGGTCAACCTGACCGGTGACTCGGCGGCCAAGCAGCCGGGCGCGGAGGCCGACCTGGGCGACGGCGTCGTGGCCGAGATCGTCGCCGTCCACCCGATCTCCCCGGACGTCGACTCGCGGGGGTGGGAGCGCCAGATCAAGGACCTCTCGCAGCCGGCGGGCGAGCACGGCCTGCGCATCCTGGCCGGCGACTTCAACGCGACCCTGGACCACGCGGCCTACCGCACGGTGCTGGCCCGCGGCTACCGCGACGCGGCGGAGGAGCGCGGCGAAGGGCTGACCCCGACGTGGCCGTCGTCGCTGCCGGTGGTGACGATCGACCACGTGGCGGTGGACAACCGCGCGGCCGTGCTGGACTACCGCGTGTTCGACGTCAACGGCAGTGATCACCGGGCGGTGTTCGCCGAGGTCCGGCTGCCGTGA
- a CDS encoding ATP-binding cassette domain-containing protein, translating to MSHAIQAEGLVKHFGDTKALDGVDLEVPFGQVVGVLGPNGAGKTTAVRILATLMKPDAGRATVGGYDVVADPVRVRSLIGLTGQYASVDEDLNGIENLVLIGRLYGNSRADSKKRATELIERFELTKAAKRPIRTYSGGMRRRLDLAASLVGRPEVLYLDEPTTGLDPHARNEVWDVVRGLVAEGATVLLTTQYLEEADQLADKITVFDHGRVVADGRADELKRRVGGQTLQVRPTQLSDMDAVNRILGDLSGVRPTRDDASGLLTAPVNDPVLLSTLVRKLDEAGITADELALRLPSLDEVFLALTGHTAEQSVEDKTLEGSLA from the coding sequence ATGTCGCACGCGATCCAGGCCGAGGGCCTGGTCAAACACTTCGGGGACACCAAGGCGCTGGACGGGGTGGACCTCGAGGTCCCGTTCGGCCAGGTCGTGGGGGTGCTCGGGCCGAACGGCGCCGGCAAGACGACCGCCGTCCGGATCCTCGCGACCCTGATGAAACCGGACGCCGGCAGAGCCACGGTCGGCGGCTACGACGTGGTCGCCGACCCGGTCCGGGTCCGCAGCCTGATCGGGCTGACCGGGCAGTACGCGTCGGTCGACGAGGACCTCAACGGCATCGAGAACCTCGTCCTCATCGGACGGCTGTACGGCAACTCCCGCGCCGACTCGAAGAAACGGGCCACCGAGCTGATCGAGCGGTTCGAGCTGACCAAGGCGGCCAAGCGGCCGATCCGGACCTACTCGGGCGGCATGCGGCGCCGGCTGGACCTGGCCGCCAGCCTCGTCGGCCGGCCCGAGGTGCTCTACCTCGACGAGCCGACCACCGGGCTCGACCCGCACGCTCGCAACGAGGTCTGGGACGTCGTCCGCGGCCTCGTCGCCGAGGGCGCGACGGTGCTGCTGACCACGCAGTACCTGGAGGAGGCCGACCAGCTGGCCGACAAGATCACCGTGTTCGACCACGGCCGGGTCGTCGCCGACGGCCGCGCCGACGAGCTGAAGCGCCGCGTCGGCGGGCAGACGCTGCAGGTCCGGCCGACCCAGCTGTCCGACATGGACGCCGTCAACCGGATCCTCGGCGACCTCTCCGGGGTCCGGCCGACCCGCGATGACGCCTCCGGGCTGCTCACCGCGCCGGTCAACGACCCGGTGCTGCTGTCCACCCTGGTCCGCAAGCTCGACGAAGCCGGGATCACCGCGGACGAGCTGGCGCTGCGGCTGCCCAGCCTCGACGAGGTGTTCCTCGCCCTCACCGGGCACACCGCCGAACAGTCCGTTGAGGACAAGACCCTCGAAGGGAGCCTGGCATGA
- a CDS encoding ABC transporter permease, whose protein sequence is MTTLALDRPAPPRHISPGKGLQHALSLAWRGILKIRKNPEQLADVTLMPIIFLVMFVYLFGGALSGSTDAYLQMVVPGIIVMNILQACLTVGTNLNTDVTKGVFDRFRSMPIARSAPLIGAVLADVVRYVVCLTVLMVVATIMGYRIATSPGEFAVAILLALAFGLCFCWGSVFVGMVMKSPGSAQALMFVFIMPLTFGSNVFVQTSTMPGWLRAWADISPVSLMANALRGLMNGGPVAGPLAGALAWMAGAVIVFFPLATWAYRRRV, encoded by the coding sequence ATGACGACGCTGGCCCTCGACCGCCCGGCCCCGCCGCGGCACATCAGCCCCGGCAAGGGGCTCCAGCACGCGCTTTCGCTCGCGTGGCGCGGCATCCTGAAGATCCGCAAGAACCCCGAACAGCTCGCCGACGTCACCCTGATGCCGATCATCTTCCTGGTGATGTTCGTGTACCTGTTCGGCGGCGCGCTGTCCGGCTCGACCGACGCCTACCTGCAGATGGTCGTGCCCGGCATCATCGTGATGAACATCCTGCAGGCGTGCCTCACCGTCGGGACGAACCTCAACACCGACGTCACCAAGGGCGTGTTCGACCGGTTCCGGAGCATGCCGATCGCCCGCTCGGCACCGCTGATCGGTGCCGTGCTCGCCGACGTCGTGCGGTACGTGGTGTGCCTGACCGTGCTGATGGTCGTGGCGACGATCATGGGCTACCGGATCGCGACCAGCCCCGGCGAGTTCGCCGTGGCGATCCTGCTCGCGCTGGCGTTCGGGCTGTGCTTCTGCTGGGGTTCGGTGTTCGTCGGCATGGTGATGAAGTCGCCGGGCTCGGCGCAGGCGCTGATGTTCGTCTTCATCATGCCGCTGACCTTCGGCAGCAACGTGTTCGTGCAGACGTCCACCATGCCGGGCTGGCTGCGGGCGTGGGCGGACATCAGCCCGGTGAGCCTGATGGCGAACGCCCTGCGCGGCCTGATGAACGGCGGTCCGGTGGCCGGCCCGCTGGCCGGGGCGCTGGCCTGGATGGCCGGTGCGGTGATCGTGTTCTTCCCGCTGGCCACCTGGGCCTACCGCCGGCGGGTCTGA